A single region of the Syntrophotaleaceae bacterium genome encodes:
- a CDS encoding beta-phosphoglucomutase family hydrolase yields the protein MDKKQRPAPGRLRKPEGWKDAVDAFIFDMDGVVTDTAVAHSAAWKRLFDDYREERVERGDEGFSPFQEKDYLKHLDGKPRYDGVEDFLASRGIELPWGTPDDDPGAETICGLGNRKNTFFQAWLKQNMVPVFPDAVPFIQSLRADGIKTAIISSSRNCRAVLENAGLTDLFDVRVDGTEMARLDLPGKPDPAIFYRAAELLAVSGERVAVVEDALSGVKAGARGKFHRVIGVDRSGDGDRQDSLRSQGADVVVEDLCELLEKEKRDFDE from the coding sequence ATGGACAAGAAACAAAGACCTGCGCCGGGCAGACTTCGAAAACCGGAAGGTTGGAAAGATGCTGTCGATGCCTTCATTTTCGATATGGACGGTGTCGTCACCGATACCGCCGTCGCTCATAGCGCGGCCTGGAAGCGCCTGTTCGATGACTATCGGGAGGAGCGGGTCGAGCGCGGCGATGAAGGCTTTTCGCCTTTTCAGGAGAAGGACTATTTGAAGCACCTCGATGGCAAGCCCCGCTATGACGGCGTTGAGGATTTTCTCGCCTCCCGCGGCATCGAGCTGCCCTGGGGGACGCCGGACGATGATCCCGGCGCGGAGACGATATGCGGCCTGGGAAATCGCAAAAATACTTTCTTTCAAGCTTGGCTGAAGCAAAATATGGTGCCGGTTTTTCCGGACGCGGTCCCTTTCATCCAATCTTTGCGCGCCGACGGTATCAAAACCGCAATCATTTCTTCGAGTCGAAATTGTCGGGCTGTTCTCGAAAATGCCGGTCTAACGGACCTTTTCGATGTCCGGGTGGATGGAACGGAGATGGCGCGACTGGACCTCCCCGGGAAGCCCGATCCGGCCATATTTTATCGTGCGGCGGAGCTTCTCGCCGTATCCGGGGAGAGGGTGGCCGTTGTGGAGGACGCCCTTTCGGGGGTCAAGGCCGGAGCACGGGGAAAATTCCATCGGGTGATCGGCGTCGACCGATCGGGCGACGGCGACCGTCAGGACTCTTTGCGGTCCCAGGGTGCCGATGTCGTGGTCGAAGACCTCTGTGAACTTCTTGAAAAAGAAAAAAGGGACTTCGATGAGTAA
- a CDS encoding ZIP family metal transporter, whose amino-acid sequence MDKTFWTAMGASIAAATVTALGIWTVRHFEEWGRRYSIYIICFAAGVLISVSFLHIIPEAFELNAGGPVYLLTGFLLLYLLNRFIHVFVCAGEEDPDCGIGLIPMIGIGFHSFLDGVVYSITFSVSLFTGALAATGMVLHEFPEGILTYLLLIKGGFSKQKSMLLALLAASASTPLGVLVSYPFVSRIDKSLLGALLSLAAGALVYVGATHLLPKSEKEEPKYTLLAVGSGVVVAVIIVLAK is encoded by the coding sequence ATGGACAAAACCTTCTGGACGGCAATGGGAGCCAGCATCGCCGCGGCAACGGTGACCGCGCTGGGGATCTGGACCGTGCGTCACTTTGAGGAGTGGGGTCGACGATACAGCATCTACATTATCTGCTTTGCGGCCGGAGTCCTGATCTCCGTCTCCTTCCTGCATATCATTCCGGAGGCCTTCGAACTGAACGCCGGAGGGCCGGTTTATCTGCTGACCGGATTCCTGCTTCTCTACCTGTTGAACCGTTTTATCCATGTATTTGTCTGTGCCGGAGAAGAGGATCCCGATTGCGGCATCGGCCTGATCCCCATGATCGGTATCGGCTTTCATTCCTTTCTTGACGGTGTCGTCTACTCCATCACCTTCAGCGTCAGCCTGTTTACGGGGGCATTGGCCGCAACCGGCATGGTGCTGCATGAATTCCCCGAGGGAATCCTCACCTATCTGCTGCTGATCAAGGGGGGATTCTCGAAACAAAAATCCATGCTTCTTGCCTTGCTCGCCGCCTCGGCATCGACCCCGTTGGGCGTGCTGGTGTCCTACCCCTTTGTCAGCCGGATCGATAAATCTTTGCTCGGGGCCCTGCTGTCTCTGGCCGCCGGCGCCCTTGTCTATGTCGGCGCCACCCACCTGTTGCCCAAGTCGGAAAAAGAGGAGCCGAAATATACCTTGCTGGCCGTCGGCAGCGGCGTTGTTGTGGCCGTCATCATCGTCCTGGCCAAATGA
- a CDS encoding cation-transporting P-type ATPase produces the protein MIQNRNISLPQKPWTLSSRETADRLNVSPDQGLSQQEVAKRREAFGDNRLREKEKASVWRIFVNQFKSLVIVILAVASLVAFLFGKGLEGFAIGIVLVINGFIGFFTELKARRSMEALQQLGEVQARVLREGQEREVPARELVPGDLVLVEGGDIIPADLRIIEADHLQVDESALTGESVPVRKGDQAVEEETDLADRTCMLFKGTALTTGSGRGVVIATGMETEIGQVASLTDEAEQEGTPLEKRLARLGRRLVLLTVLMGVIVAAAGVIGGKDWVLVLETAIAMAVAAVPEGMPIVATMALARGMWRMAERNALINRLSAVDTLGATTVICSDKTGTLTENRMTVSLIALNGGEVQVDQDALRMDGQEIELSAKKTLKKALEAGVLCTNAELEEEKASGDPMETALLRAGLAGGVNRKELLDRMPEIREEAFSTETKMMATFHQAEEGVLVAVKGAPEEVLKVATRVLTEDGEKELNEQGRREWLDRNTRLAEEGLRLLALAGKTVAEADADPYEDLILYGLAGLLDPPRQDVKSTLEECRAAGIRVVMVTGDQPATARGIAKALGMEVDEEKALRGAILKRTEDLSEEEKKKILRASIFARLSPAQKLTLIDLHQKNGEVVAMTGDGVNDAPALRKADIGVAMGQRGTQVAREAADMVLKDDRFGSIVAAVRYGRVIFDNIRKFIYYLISGNVSEVLIITVAILIGMPLPLLPLQILYINIIGDVFPALALGLGGAPPGVMDRPPRDPRESLLTRSHWIGIGGYALVFTAAVVGVFALALYFYDMPSEKAVTVSFSALVLARLWHVFNMRASRAAFFVNEVTGNGYIWAALALGISLLLMAIYIPALSTILGLQPPTVQMWMLILGGSLFPLVVGQAAKLRQL, from the coding sequence ATGATCCAGAACAGGAATATTTCTCTTCCGCAGAAACCCTGGACCCTGTCATCCAGGGAAACCGCTGATCGCCTCAACGTTTCGCCGGATCAGGGACTTTCGCAACAGGAGGTCGCGAAGCGGAGGGAAGCCTTCGGTGACAACCGCCTGCGGGAGAAAGAAAAGGCGAGCGTCTGGCGCATTTTCGTTAATCAGTTCAAGAGTCTGGTCATCGTCATACTGGCTGTCGCCTCTCTTGTCGCCTTCCTTTTCGGCAAGGGGCTGGAGGGATTCGCCATCGGCATCGTCCTGGTCATCAACGGCTTTATCGGATTTTTTACCGAACTCAAGGCCCGGCGCTCCATGGAGGCCCTGCAGCAGCTGGGGGAAGTCCAGGCGCGGGTCCTGCGAGAGGGGCAGGAACGGGAGGTGCCGGCGCGGGAACTGGTGCCGGGGGATCTGGTGCTGGTCGAGGGCGGGGATATCATCCCGGCCGACCTGAGAATTATAGAAGCGGATCATCTGCAGGTCGACGAATCGGCATTGACGGGCGAATCGGTTCCAGTGAGAAAGGGCGATCAAGCCGTGGAGGAGGAGACCGATCTGGCCGACCGGACCTGCATGCTGTTCAAGGGGACCGCGCTGACAACCGGCTCTGGACGGGGCGTGGTCATCGCGACAGGGATGGAAACCGAGATTGGACAGGTCGCTTCACTGACGGATGAAGCCGAACAGGAAGGGACCCCCCTGGAGAAACGCTTGGCACGACTCGGGCGCCGGCTGGTTCTCCTCACCGTCCTCATGGGTGTGATTGTCGCCGCGGCCGGTGTCATCGGCGGAAAGGATTGGGTGCTGGTGCTGGAGACCGCCATTGCCATGGCCGTGGCCGCCGTGCCCGAGGGGATGCCGATTGTCGCCACCATGGCGCTGGCCCGGGGAATGTGGCGGATGGCTGAACGCAACGCCCTCATCAATCGCCTCTCAGCCGTCGACACCCTGGGCGCCACCACCGTCATCTGCAGCGACAAAACCGGGACCCTGACGGAGAACCGAATGACGGTCAGCCTGATCGCCCTGAACGGTGGGGAGGTGCAGGTCGATCAGGACGCTTTGCGGATGGATGGGCAGGAGATCGAACTGTCTGCAAAAAAAACCTTGAAAAAGGCGCTGGAAGCGGGCGTTCTCTGCACCAATGCCGAATTGGAGGAGGAAAAGGCTTCAGGAGATCCCATGGAAACCGCCCTTCTGCGCGCCGGCCTGGCCGGGGGGGTGAACCGCAAAGAACTGCTGGACAGGATGCCGGAAATTCGGGAAGAGGCCTTCAGCACCGAAACCAAAATGATGGCCACCTTTCACCAAGCGGAAGAGGGCGTTCTGGTGGCTGTAAAAGGCGCTCCCGAAGAGGTCCTGAAGGTCGCGACACGGGTTTTGACCGAAGACGGAGAGAAGGAGCTGAATGAGCAGGGGCGACGGGAGTGGCTCGACCGCAATACCCGGTTGGCCGAAGAGGGTCTTCGGCTTCTGGCTCTTGCCGGAAAAACGGTGGCGGAGGCCGACGCCGATCCCTATGAGGATCTCATCCTGTATGGTCTTGCAGGGCTTCTGGACCCACCGAGACAAGATGTGAAATCCACCCTGGAGGAGTGCCGTGCTGCAGGCATCCGTGTTGTCATGGTCACGGGGGACCAGCCGGCCACGGCCAGGGGGATCGCAAAGGCCCTGGGGATGGAGGTGGACGAAGAAAAGGCCCTGCGGGGAGCGATATTGAAAAGGACGGAGGATCTGTCGGAGGAGGAGAAGAAAAAGATCCTCCGGGCTTCGATCTTCGCCCGCCTGTCCCCCGCCCAAAAGCTGACCCTCATCGATCTGCATCAGAAAAACGGAGAGGTCGTGGCCATGACCGGAGACGGGGTGAACGACGCGCCCGCGCTGAGGAAGGCGGACATCGGCGTGGCCATGGGGCAGCGGGGGACCCAGGTGGCCAGGGAGGCGGCGGACATGGTGCTCAAGGACGACCGGTTCGGCAGCATTGTTGCCGCGGTCCGCTATGGCCGGGTCATTTTCGACAATATTCGCAAGTTCATCTACTATCTCATCTCCGGCAACGTCAGCGAAGTCCTGATCATCACGGTGGCCATCCTGATCGGAATGCCGCTGCCCCTGCTGCCTCTGCAGATCCTCTACATCAATATCATCGGCGATGTTTTCCCCGCCCTGGCACTGGGACTGGGCGGCGCCCCCCCGGGCGTCATGGATCGCCCGCCGCGGGATCCTCGGGAATCCCTGCTGACCCGGTCCCACTGGATCGGCATCGGGGGGTACGCCCTGGTTTTTACGGCAGCGGTGGTCGGCGTGTTTGCCCTGGCTCTCTACTTCTATGACATGCCGTCGGAAAAAGCCGTTACGGTGTCTTTCTCCGCCCTGGTTCTGGCCCGTCTGTGGCACGTTTTCAACATGCGCGCTTCCCGCGCCGCCTTTTTTGTAAACGAAGTGACCGGCAACGGTTACATCTGGGCAGCTCTGGCCCTGGGAATCAGCCTGTTGCTGATGGCAATCTACATTCCCGCGCTCTCCACAATTCTCGGTCTGCAGCCGCCCACCGTTCAGATGTGGATGCTGATCCTGGGGGGAAGCCTGTTTCCCCTGGTGGTCGGGCAGGCGGCCAAACTGCGCCAATTGTAA
- the ppsA gene encoding phosphoenolpyruvate synthase produces MSSEPDMLYWLADLGNDDTGKVGGKNASLGEMIRRLKTAGVRVPTGFATSAAAYWSFLDENDLRDRLAEALVGLKDDQSNLDQVGEKVRHLILDGKMPAPLAEAIREAYRKLGSRLDQDQPSVAVRSSATAEDLPEASFAGQLETFLNIRGEEDLLDAVKRCFASLFTNRAIAYRENNGFDHMKVALSAGVQQMVRSDLAGSGVMFSLDTETGFPRIALINAAWGLGETIVQGMVEPDEYHVFKPFLKSPELCPIVEKSLGAKERKMVYGEGDAKTELVDTSAEERARFVLEEDEILQLARWAVAIEEHYGRPMDMEWAKDGKSGELFIVQARPETVQALKEAGVLKSYRLKEKGKKLVSGLAIGDAIAAGKVLRLKSPDEIDRFEEGAVLVTGMTDPDWVPIMKKASAIVTDHGGRTSHAAIVSREMGLTALVGTGNASEVLKDGQGVTVSCAEGDEGVVYEGELEFEERDMALDAVPETRVQVMINLANPSAAYRWWRLPADGVGLARMEFIIGNLIQIHPMALVRFDQLEDQAAKQRIEELTRSYEDKSQYFVDTLARGISRIAAVHHPRPVIVRMSDFKTNEYAQLIGGAPFEPKEENPMLGWRGASRYYDADYREGFALECRAIRKAREEIGMNNVVVMIPFCRSLDEADRVLQVLADHGLVRGRQGLAIYVMAEIPANVFLADRFAERFDGFSIGSNDLTQLVLGVDRDSDRLKNLFDERDEAVKIAIADLLAKARRHGVKTGICGQAPSDHPEFAQFLVHQGIDSISVSPDSFLQVKQQIAAAEVDKEVKK; encoded by the coding sequence ATGAGCAGTGAACCCGACATGCTTTATTGGCTGGCCGATCTTGGCAACGACGATACCGGGAAAGTCGGCGGGAAAAATGCCTCCCTTGGTGAGATGATCCGCCGCCTGAAAACGGCCGGCGTACGGGTGCCGACGGGATTTGCCACCTCGGCGGCCGCCTACTGGAGTTTCCTGGATGAGAATGATCTGCGGGACAGGCTTGCCGAGGCACTGGTCGGCCTCAAGGACGATCAGAGCAACCTGGATCAGGTCGGCGAGAAGGTCAGGCACCTGATCCTGGACGGCAAAATGCCGGCGCCCCTGGCCGAGGCGATTCGGGAGGCCTACCGAAAATTAGGGTCCCGTCTGGACCAGGACCAGCCGTCCGTCGCCGTGCGCAGCAGCGCCACCGCCGAGGACCTGCCCGAGGCGAGTTTCGCCGGACAGCTCGAAACCTTTCTCAATATCCGGGGCGAGGAGGACCTGCTGGACGCCGTCAAGCGCTGCTTCGCCTCTCTCTTCACCAACCGGGCCATCGCCTATCGGGAAAACAACGGATTCGACCACATGAAAGTGGCCCTGTCGGCCGGGGTCCAGCAGATGGTGCGGTCCGACCTCGCCGGCTCGGGGGTCATGTTCTCCCTCGACACGGAAACCGGATTTCCCCGCATCGCGCTGATCAACGCCGCTTGGGGCCTGGGGGAGACCATCGTTCAGGGCATGGTCGAGCCGGACGAATACCACGTCTTCAAACCCTTTCTGAAATCCCCAGAACTGTGCCCGATTGTGGAAAAGAGCCTGGGGGCCAAGGAGCGCAAGATGGTGTACGGCGAGGGGGACGCGAAGACCGAACTGGTGGACACCAGCGCCGAGGAGCGCGCCCGCTTCGTGCTTGAAGAGGACGAGATTCTCCAGTTGGCCCGCTGGGCGGTGGCCATTGAAGAGCATTACGGTCGGCCGATGGACATGGAGTGGGCCAAGGACGGTAAAAGCGGGGAGCTTTTCATCGTGCAGGCCCGTCCCGAAACCGTTCAGGCCCTCAAGGAAGCCGGCGTTCTCAAATCCTACCGGCTGAAGGAGAAAGGGAAGAAACTGGTCTCCGGTCTGGCCATCGGCGATGCCATTGCCGCCGGCAAGGTGCTGCGGCTCAAAAGCCCGGATGAGATCGATCGTTTCGAAGAAGGGGCCGTGCTGGTCACCGGCATGACCGATCCGGATTGGGTGCCCATCATGAAGAAGGCCTCGGCCATCGTCACCGATCACGGTGGGCGCACCAGCCATGCCGCCATCGTCAGCCGGGAGATGGGATTGACGGCCCTGGTGGGAACGGGAAATGCGTCGGAGGTGCTGAAGGACGGTCAGGGGGTCACCGTCTCCTGCGCCGAAGGGGACGAGGGGGTGGTGTACGAGGGGGAACTGGAATTCGAGGAGCGCGACATGGCGCTCGATGCCGTTCCCGAGACCCGGGTCCAGGTCATGATCAATTTGGCCAATCCCTCGGCCGCCTACCGCTGGTGGCGTCTGCCTGCGGATGGAGTGGGGCTCGCCCGCATGGAGTTCATCATCGGCAACCTGATACAGATTCACCCCATGGCCCTGGTCCGGTTCGACCAGCTGGAGGATCAGGCGGCGAAACAACGGATCGAGGAGTTGACCCGTTCCTATGAGGACAAGAGTCAGTATTTCGTGGACACCCTGGCCCGGGGCATCTCCCGGATTGCCGCGGTGCATCATCCACGCCCGGTGATCGTGCGAATGAGCGATTTCAAGACCAATGAGTATGCTCAGCTGATCGGGGGCGCCCCCTTCGAGCCGAAGGAGGAGAACCCGATGCTCGGCTGGCGGGGAGCGTCACGGTATTACGACGCCGACTACAGAGAGGGTTTCGCCCTGGAGTGTCGGGCGATCCGCAAGGCCCGCGAGGAGATCGGCATGAATAATGTGGTCGTCATGATTCCTTTCTGCCGCTCTCTGGATGAGGCGGATCGCGTCCTGCAGGTTCTGGCCGACCACGGACTGGTCCGGGGACGGCAGGGGCTGGCGATCTATGTGATGGCGGAAATCCCGGCCAACGTTTTTCTCGCCGACCGGTTCGCCGAACGCTTCGACGGGTTTTCCATCGGTTCCAACGACCTGACCCAGCTGGTCCTCGGCGTCGATCGGGACAGCGATCGACTGAAGAATCTGTTTGACGAGCGGGACGAAGCGGTGAAGATCGCCATTGCCGATTTGCTGGCCAAGGCACGCCGCCATGGGGTCAAGACCGGCATCTGCGGTCAGGCGCCCAGCGACCATCCGGAATTCGCTCAATTCCTGGTGCACCAGGGGATCGATTCCATTTCCGTCAGTCCCGACAGCTTTCTTCAGGTCAAGCAGCAGATCGCCGCTGCAGAAGTTGATAAAGAGGTTAAGAAATAA
- a CDS encoding glycosyl hydrolase family 65 protein, protein MSNGWLLTYQGYEPDKEGLRETLCTLGNGYFCSRGAAPDSMADGVHYPGTYLAGGYNRLTTDLHDRKIENEDLVNLPNWLVLLLKIEDGDWLGPDRVDILDYRQELDLARGLLMRSFRFRDDEGRVTRWQERRFVSMADQHLAGLEVNILPENWSGSLLIRSAIDGTVINHGVKRYQELHSRHLETIGTGHSEKDVIWLTSRTVQSLMEITEAVRTRVYQGDREVDPKRQTGSLTDYVYQDLQMDVVAGHELRVEKIAALYSSKDNAISEPGIAARTKIAETESFQFLADCHSMVWRHLWEDFDLRLEVVDSDDDQLKLRLHVFHLLQTVSFHSIDRDVGVPPRGWHGEAYRAHIMWDELFIFPFLNLRRPVLTRALLLYRYRRLPEARRLAREAGYRGAMFPWQSGSSGREESQVIHLNPASGRWVPDNSHRQRHIASAVAYNIWQYYQVTNDREFLYSYGAELLVEIARFWASIATWNSERDRYDIRGVMGPDEFHTAYPEADPAREGGLDNNAYTNILAAWVLNRAADALAILPPDRAFALREKLGVEREEIAAWGTIGRRLFVPFHDEDIISQFEGYEKLEEFDWDGYRRKYGDIQRLDRILEKEGDTPNRYKASKQADVLMLFYLFSASELQQLFEQLGYRFKRETIPKNIDYYLQRTSHGSTLSWVVHSWVLARANRRGSWKLFQGAIDSDIADIQGGTTAEGIHLGAMAGTVDLIQRCYTGIETKGGTLHFNPRLPKSLNCLSARIRYRHQELELYIDQDILRVSSRTQLAAFPITIAYRGQFREVSPGSSFEFHLVPTEEPEWGEDDQNSVKQGPGNDQRQ, encoded by the coding sequence ATGAGTAATGGATGGCTGCTGACTTACCAGGGGTATGAGCCGGACAAAGAGGGCCTGCGGGAAACCCTTTGCACCCTGGGCAACGGCTATTTCTGCAGCCGGGGGGCCGCTCCCGATTCCATGGCTGACGGTGTCCACTATCCGGGCACCTATCTGGCCGGCGGATACAATCGCCTGACCACAGACCTCCATGACCGGAAAATTGAAAACGAGGATCTGGTAAACCTGCCGAACTGGCTGGTTTTGTTATTAAAAATCGAGGATGGCGATTGGCTGGGTCCCGATCGTGTGGACATCCTCGACTACCGTCAGGAGCTGGACCTGGCCCGAGGTCTTTTGATGCGCTCATTCCGGTTTCGCGATGACGAGGGACGGGTGACGCGCTGGCAGGAGCGGCGGTTCGTGAGCATGGCCGATCAGCACCTGGCCGGCCTTGAAGTGAACATCCTGCCGGAGAACTGGTCGGGCTCTCTTCTGATTCGATCCGCCATTGACGGCACGGTGATCAATCACGGCGTAAAGCGCTATCAGGAGCTCCACAGCAGGCATCTGGAAACGATTGGTACCGGCCATTCCGAAAAGGATGTTATCTGGCTGACGAGCCGGACCGTCCAATCGCTGATGGAAATAACCGAGGCCGTCCGCACCCGCGTTTATCAAGGCGACCGGGAGGTCGATCCGAAGCGGCAGACCGGCAGTCTGACCGATTATGTCTACCAGGACCTGCAGATGGACGTGGTGGCAGGCCATGAACTGAGGGTGGAAAAGATCGCCGCGCTCTACTCTTCAAAAGACAATGCCATTTCGGAACCGGGGATTGCTGCGCGGACCAAGATCGCCGAGACGGAGTCCTTTCAGTTTCTGGCCGATTGTCATTCCATGGTCTGGCGACATCTCTGGGAGGACTTCGATCTTCGTCTGGAAGTGGTGGATTCGGACGATGACCAGCTCAAGCTGCGTCTCCATGTTTTCCATCTCCTGCAGACGGTGTCCTTTCATTCCATAGACCGTGACGTCGGGGTGCCGCCCCGAGGATGGCATGGCGAGGCCTATCGGGCTCACATCATGTGGGACGAACTGTTTATCTTCCCCTTCCTCAATCTGCGCCGCCCCGTTCTCACACGCGCGCTTCTCCTCTACCGCTATCGCCGACTTCCGGAAGCCCGCCGACTGGCACGGGAGGCGGGTTACCGCGGAGCCATGTTTCCCTGGCAGAGCGGCAGCAGCGGCCGGGAGGAGAGTCAGGTGATCCATCTGAATCCGGCGTCGGGACGCTGGGTTCCGGACAACAGCCACCGTCAGAGGCACATCGCTTCGGCCGTGGCCTACAATATCTGGCAGTATTATCAGGTCACCAACGATCGAGAATTTCTCTACAGCTATGGGGCCGAGCTGCTGGTGGAGATCGCCCGGTTCTGGGCCAGTATCGCCACCTGGAACAGCGAGCGCGACCGCTATGACATCCGGGGAGTCATGGGCCCGGACGAATTCCATACGGCTTATCCGGAAGCCGATCCCGCCAGGGAAGGCGGCCTCGACAACAATGCCTATACCAACATCCTGGCGGCCTGGGTCCTCAACCGGGCGGCCGATGCCCTGGCCATCCTGCCGCCGGACCGGGCTTTTGCCCTGCGGGAGAAACTGGGAGTGGAGCGGGAGGAGATCGCCGCATGGGGGACCATCGGCCGTCGCCTCTTCGTCCCCTTTCATGACGAGGACATTATCAGTCAGTTCGAAGGATACGAAAAGCTCGAGGAATTCGACTGGGATGGATATCGTCGGAAATACGGAGATATCCAGCGTCTCGACCGGATTCTGGAAAAGGAGGGGGATACCCCCAACCGCTACAAGGCATCGAAGCAGGCCGATGTTCTCATGCTGTTCTATCTTTTCTCCGCCAGCGAACTGCAGCAGCTTTTCGAGCAGCTCGGGTACCGGTTCAAGAGGGAAACCATTCCCAAAAATATCGACTACTACCTGCAGCGAACCTCCCACGGGTCCACTCTGAGCTGGGTGGTCCATTCCTGGGTTCTGGCCCGGGCCAATCGCCGGGGGTCCTGGAAGCTTTTCCAGGGCGCCATCGACAGCGATATCGCCGACATCCAGGGGGGCACGACAGCCGAAGGGATTCACCTGGGCGCCATGGCCGGCACCGTCGATCTCATCCAGCGCTGCTACACCGGCATCGAGACCAAGGGAGGCACTCTTCACTTCAATCCGCGGCTTCCCAAGTCCTTGAACTGCCTGTCGGCCCGCATCCGATACCGTCATCAGGAACTGGAACTGTACATCGATCAGGATATTCTCAGGGTCAGCAGTCGAACTCAACTGGCAGCCTTTCCAATTACCATTGCCTACCGGGGGCAGTTTCGGGAAGTGAGCCCGGGGTCCTCCTTCGAATTCCACCTTGTCCCGACGGAAGAGCCGGAGTGGGGCGAGGACGATCAAAATTCTGTGAAACAAGGACCCGGGAATGATCAGAGACAGTGA
- a CDS encoding hydroxyacid dehydrogenase has translation MKIAMFEMEEWEERGLKELSDQHQVETINEKLTEKNVDRFADFDIISTFIYSKVDRTVLERCKNLKLIATRSTGFDHIDTEYCQEKGISVCNVPTYGENTVAEHVFALLLAISRKIWDSVCRTQRGDFRNEGLLGFDLKDKTLGVVGTGNIGLHAIRIARGFEMKVLAFDVRPREDLARDLGFRYVDLPELLAASDVVSLHVPENPKTHHLLAEEQFHQMKDGAIVINTSRGGVIDNRALLQALIDGKVAAAGLDVLPEEPAIREEAELPRKIFSSQHDLEKLLTDHLLLRRSNVVITPHNAFNTREALQRILDTTRDNIEAFLRGEPRNMVS, from the coding sequence ATGAAGATAGCCATGTTCGAGATGGAAGAGTGGGAAGAACGGGGACTTAAAGAACTGTCCGATCAGCACCAGGTGGAGACAATCAACGAAAAGCTGACGGAAAAGAATGTCGACCGCTTTGCCGATTTCGACATCATCTCCACCTTTATCTACTCGAAAGTCGACCGCACAGTTCTGGAGCGTTGCAAAAATTTGAAGTTGATCGCCACCCGTTCGACCGGTTTCGACCATATCGACACCGAGTACTGTCAGGAAAAGGGGATTTCCGTCTGCAACGTACCGACCTACGGCGAAAATACCGTGGCCGAACATGTCTTCGCCCTGCTCCTGGCCATCAGCCGAAAAATCTGGGATTCCGTGTGCCGAACCCAGCGGGGAGATTTTCGCAATGAGGGGCTGCTCGGTTTCGACCTGAAGGATAAAACCCTGGGCGTAGTGGGCACCGGCAATATAGGGCTGCACGCGATCCGCATCGCCCGGGGTTTCGAAATGAAGGTCCTCGCCTTCGATGTCAGACCCCGGGAGGATCTGGCCCGCGACCTCGGTTTCCGCTACGTGGATCTCCCCGAATTGCTGGCCGCGTCCGACGTGGTCAGTCTCCATGTTCCCGAAAATCCCAAGACCCACCATCTCCTGGCAGAGGAGCAGTTCCACCAGATGAAGGATGGCGCCATTGTGATCAACACCAGTCGCGGCGGCGTCATCGACAACCGGGCACTGCTGCAGGCCCTTATCGACGGAAAGGTCGCGGCCGCCGGGCTCGACGTGCTGCCGGAAGAGCCGGCCATTCGTGAAGAGGCGGAACTGCCGCGGAAAATTTTCAGCAGCCAACACGATCTGGAAAAACTTCTGACCGACCACCTGCTTCTGCGCCGATCCAATGTGGTCATCACGCCCCACAACGCCTTCAACACCCGAGAGGCCCTGCAGCGGATCCTGGATACGACCCGGGACAATATCGAGGCCTTCCTCAGGGGCGAGCCGCGGAACATGGTGAGCTGA